The region TAGAATCATTATCAGCTTTAAAATCCGAAGGGATTTTTTTGGTAGCTTCTCCAATGATTTCTAAACTTCGCACGACTGCACGTTTTAGAGTTTCATCTTTAAGAAAATCTTCAAATGATAAATTTTTGCTGACAGATAAGATATACGTACATTCGTCTTGAATGTGTCTAAGATATTCTGTAGTATCTTTAGACATATTGAACTTCGTTTAAAATTTTGGAACCAATGTATGGACTTAAACCATTTTTAGTAACAACTTCGATTTTCTCATTTTTGAATAGGTTCTCAAAGAAGTCATAAACCGCCATGTAATTATCAAAGTTTTCTTTGTCAGGTTCAAAATCAATCAATAAATCTATATCACTTTCAAAAGATTGTTCATCCCGAATATAAGAACCAAACAAACCAACATTTCGAATACCGAATTTAGAAAGTTTCTGCTTATTCGATTTCAGAGTTTTTAATATGTTGTCTTTTGTTGTCATGATAACTTTTTTCAAATATACAAAAGATTGTCTATAGAAGTTAGATTTTCAAAAGTTTACCTGTTCTTTCAGGTGGCATGATTATTTAAACAGTCATCGAAAACAAGTTCGTTTCCGGTGACTTTCTTTTTAGATGTAAATCGAATGCCATACAAATATTACGCACAAAAGGCCTTCCTGCTTCTGTGATTTTAATTGAATTTTCTTCAATAACAATTAAACCATCATTTTCTATTTCTTGTAAAGCAATTAAAACTTCAGGAAGTTCTATGAAATTTAAAGATTCTTTTGTCCAGGAAGTCTGAAGTTCGCAGGTTAAATTCAGAATGTGTTTTCTAATGATTAAATCTTCTTCATTTAAAATATGACCTTTAACAACAGGTAATTTATCCCATTCCAATAATTGATAATAATCTTCCAGATTTTTAGTGTTCTGAGCAAAACTATACCAGCTGTCACTGATTGAAGAAACACCTAAACCAATCATAACTTGTGTTTTAGAAGCGCTGTATCCCATGAAATTTCGATGTAATTTACCATTGTGGGCTGCTTTGTATAAACTATCAGCTTCTAAGGCAAAATGATCCATTCCAATCTCATGATAACCGTTTTGCGAAAGCAGTTTTTTTCCAATTTCATAAAGCTGTCTTTTTTCGGCATCTTTTGGCAGGTTTTCATCATTAAAACCGCGTTGACCGTTACCCTTTATCCAGGGAACATGAGCATAGCTGTAAAAAGCCAATCGGTCTGGTTTTAAAGAGTTGGTTTTTTCAACTGTATCAATAACATCTTCAATAGTCTGAAACGGAAGCCCGAAAATAATATCATGACCTATAGAGCTGTAACCAATTTCTTTGGCCCAAAAAGTTACTTTAGCAACATTATGAAAAGGCTGAATTCGGTTAATTGCTTTCTGAACTGTAGCAGAATAATCCTGAACACCGAAACTTACTCGGCGAAAGCCTAATTCATATAATTTTTTTAATTGTTCATGGGTAGTGTTATTGGGGTGTCCTTCAAAACTAAATTCATGATTTTCTGCTTTTATAGCATAGCTGAAAATTCCATTGATTAGTAATTCCAGATTTTCTTTCGAAAAAAAAGTTGGTGTTCCGCCTCCTAAATGTATTTCTTTAATAACAGGTTTTTCAGGAAGTATTTTACAGTATAAATGCCACTCTTTTAAAAGTGCTTTAATATACGTTTCTTCAACAGAATGGTTTTTGGTAATTCGTTTGTTGCATCCGCAGAAAGTACACATGCTTTCGCAGAAAGGCAGATGAATATATAAACTAATTCCGTTTTTTGAATTGCTTTCAGAGAATGATTTTTGTAAGGAAGTGATCCATTTTTCAGTTGTGAAATCAGCTTCATTCCAATACGGAACGGTAGGATAGCTTGTGTATCTTGGACCTGGGACATTGTATTTTTGTGTCAAAGAGATTTTCATAATGACGGATTTAGTTTACCTCAAAATTAAAACTTCGTTGAACGGGATAAAATGACAAATATCATATAAAATACAAAAAAAAGAGGCTCAAAATTTGAACCTCTTTAGCTGAATTAAATAACTAACGTGATATAGAATCTTGGATGATTTTAAGCCATTTTTTCGCAAACTGATGATCTTGATACACGCTTATTTGTTTGATGCGGTCATCATCAAAATCATAGAATGGAATTATTATCTTTTTAGATGTTTCTTTGTCCAGAAATTCGAAATCAATTTTAATGATTGTATTTGAATGTGCGTCTGTTGTTGGAATTAATTTACAGGAATCAATAGTGTTTAAATCCACATAAATTGATTCTTGCTGGTTTGGATTGAAATTCATTAAAATGAACTTCTTGTTTTTCTGATCTAGAGTCAAAGTTTTATTATTAATTGATTCTGTCAGATCAAAACTTTCCGGATTAGACGGATTGAATCTCTTCTTTATATTTAAAATTCTTGAT is a window of Flavobacterium crocinum DNA encoding:
- a CDS encoding HepT-like ribonuclease domain-containing protein, which gives rise to MSKDTTEYLRHIQDECTYILSVSKNLSFEDFLKDETLKRAVVRSLEIIGEATKKIPSDFKADNDSIQWKNMAGMRDRLIHDYMGVNYTIVWDVMKNKIPEINKLISNFLTEE
- a CDS encoding nucleotidyltransferase family protein, whose amino-acid sequence is MTTKDNILKTLKSNKQKLSKFGIRNVGLFGSYIRDEQSFESDIDLLIDFEPDKENFDNYMAVYDFFENLFKNEKIEVVTKNGLSPYIGSKILNEVQYV
- the hemN gene encoding oxygen-independent coproporphyrinogen III oxidase, producing the protein MKISLTQKYNVPGPRYTSYPTVPYWNEADFTTEKWITSLQKSFSESNSKNGISLYIHLPFCESMCTFCGCNKRITKNHSVEETYIKALLKEWHLYCKILPEKPVIKEIHLGGGTPTFFSKENLELLINGIFSYAIKAENHEFSFEGHPNNTTHEQLKKLYELGFRRVSFGVQDYSATVQKAINRIQPFHNVAKVTFWAKEIGYSSIGHDIIFGLPFQTIEDVIDTVEKTNSLKPDRLAFYSYAHVPWIKGNGQRGFNDENLPKDAEKRQLYEIGKKLLSQNGYHEIGMDHFALEADSLYKAAHNGKLHRNFMGYSASKTQVMIGLGVSSISDSWYSFAQNTKNLEDYYQLLEWDKLPVVKGHILNEEDLIIRKHILNLTCELQTSWTKESLNFIELPEVLIALQEIENDGLIVIEENSIKITEAGRPFVRNICMAFDLHLKRKSPETNLFSMTV